The Polluticoccus soli sequence GCAGCGCTTCAACCGGTCGAAGGCGATGGGTAGGAGAGGTTTCTAGAACTTCACCTCGCCTGGCACAAACAGGCTTACGTTTCCTTTGTTACGGATAACATCGCGCACCAGCGTTGACGAGATCGTAGAATACTCCGGTGAGCAAGTAAGGAATATCGTTTCAATATCCGGCGCCAGCATACGGTTCATATCGGCTATTGCCTTCTCGTACTCGAAATCGCTTATATAACGGATGCCGCGAAGAATGTAATTGGCATTTACCTTCCTGCAATAATCAATGGTCAGCCCTTGGTAACCCGATACTTCTATTCGTGGTTCGTTCTTGAATATTTCCCTGATCCAGTTGCAACGTTGCTCTACGCTGAACATTGGCTGCTTGGATGAATTGGTACCGATACCGAT is a genomic window containing:
- the coaD gene encoding pantetheine-phosphate adenylyltransferase, with the protein product MQRICLFPGTFDPITKGHVDVIQRSVGLFDKLVIGIGTNSSKQPMFSVEQRCNWIREIFKNEPRIEVSGYQGLTIDYCRKVNANYILRGIRYISDFEYEKAIADMNRMLAPDIETIFLTCSPEYSTISSTLVRDVIRNKGNVSLFVPGEVKF